A DNA window from Macadamia integrifolia cultivar HAES 741 chromosome 4, SCU_Mint_v3, whole genome shotgun sequence contains the following coding sequences:
- the LOC122075857 gene encoding polyadenylate-binding protein-interacting protein 6-like — protein MKPGTSSLNPYAESYVPISKRGKENKAFEIIAGQPECGNGTAWSGSPSENQKVTQQNQFQGETSLAYNIHGIEELLDSEDGTPKGQSVYSSHDSWSQNRSNMARKQRTFEDSEMDLEYLGVMFPFISDQSLADVYSVNEGDVEASVDMLQQLEVHPADVSENLPESLDIGDMSEFECPAEGTSRRTNQTTSGEAGGSSSCSLKPAS, from the exons ATGAAGCCAGGAACATCTTCTTTGAATCCCTATGCAGAATCTTACGTACCTATCTCGAAACGAGGGAAGGAAAACAAAGCATTTGAGATAATTGCTGGGCAACCAGAGTGTGGCAATGGAACTGCCTGGTCTGGATCTCCATCTGAGAACCAGAAAGTGACTCAACAGAACCAGTTCCAAGGAGAAACTTCTCTTGCCTACAACATCCATGGCATTGAAGAACTACTTGATTCTGAGGATGGGACACCGAAGGGCCAATCAGTTTATAGTTCTCATGATTCATGGTCACAGAATCGAAGTAACATGGCAAGAAAACAGAGAACTTTTGAAGATTCTGAGATGGATTTGGAATATCTTGGCGTCATGTTTCCTTTTATATCTGATCAGTCACTTGCTGATGTGTACTCCGTAAATGAGGGTGACGTAGAAGCATCAGTTGATATGTTGCAACAACTTGAG GTCCACCCTGCAGATGTTTCTGAAAATCTTCCAGAATCCTTAGATATTGGTGATATGTCTGAGTTTGAATGTCCAGCTGAAGGCACATCCAGGAGAACTAATCAAACCACTTCTGGTGAAGCTGGTGGGTCTTCGTCATGTTCATTGAAACCAGCCTCTTGA